In Salinibacterium sp. ZJ70, one DNA window encodes the following:
- a CDS encoding pyridoxamine 5'-phosphate oxidase family protein encodes MSETTETLSDDECWELLEAADVGRVIFRSGDDDIEVFPVTHHIGGRTILFRSAPGAKLALVADRPRVAFEIDGHTDDEAWSVIAWGTAERLSADDEIMQSGLLSLVTWTDDQKHSYVRITPDRLSGRRFTHS; translated from the coding sequence ATGAGCGAGACCACCGAGACCCTCTCCGACGACGAGTGCTGGGAGCTGCTGGAGGCCGCGGATGTCGGCCGCGTGATCTTCCGATCCGGTGACGACGACATCGAGGTGTTCCCCGTCACCCACCACATCGGCGGGCGCACGATCCTCTTCCGCAGCGCCCCCGGCGCGAAGCTCGCGCTCGTGGCCGACCGGCCGCGCGTCGCGTTCGAGATCGATGGCCACACCGATGATGAGGCCTGGAGCGTGATCGCCTGGGGCACCGCCGAGCGTCTCTCCGCCGACGACGAGATCATGCAGTCCGGCCTCCTCAGCCTCGTCACCTGGACCGACGACCAGAAGCACAGCTACGTGCGCATCACTCCCGACCGCCTGAGCGGCCGCCGCTTCACCCACTCCTGA
- a CDS encoding gamma-glutamyl-gamma-aminobutyrate hydrolase family protein has protein sequence MRPLSPLVGITGRRRPASILGAPQGFTDAPLDVYFAEYATSVARAGGVPVFIPLDTDIAQVMPRLDALVIAGGEDVDPARYGAEPAPETGPCSPERDELEFTALALAHEAGIPVLGVCRGHQVINVAFGGTLIQHLDGEEGPRHLPLTAPRAAITHRVTLDETSVHASVWGIELGVNSFHHQAVATPGEGLKVVGWAEDGTIEAIEHEDGRILGVQWHPETFEADPIFRWVVDTAREIAEQKNDTQEAHHDEAA, from the coding sequence GTGAGGCCCCTTTCCCCCCTTGTCGGAATCACCGGGCGGCGCCGCCCCGCATCCATCCTCGGCGCCCCCCAGGGATTCACCGACGCCCCTCTTGATGTGTACTTCGCCGAGTACGCGACCAGCGTGGCCCGTGCCGGCGGGGTGCCCGTCTTCATCCCGCTCGACACCGACATCGCCCAGGTCATGCCGCGTCTCGACGCGCTCGTGATCGCGGGCGGCGAGGATGTCGACCCGGCGCGCTACGGTGCGGAGCCGGCCCCGGAGACGGGGCCGTGCTCGCCCGAGCGCGACGAGCTCGAGTTCACCGCGCTGGCGCTCGCGCACGAGGCGGGCATCCCCGTGCTCGGCGTGTGCCGCGGCCACCAGGTGATCAACGTCGCCTTCGGCGGCACGCTCATCCAGCACCTCGACGGCGAGGAGGGGCCGCGGCACCTGCCGCTCACCGCCCCCCGTGCCGCGATCACGCACCGCGTGACCCTCGATGAGACCTCGGTGCACGCCTCCGTGTGGGGCATCGAGCTCGGCGTCAACTCGTTCCACCACCAGGCCGTCGCCACCCCCGGCGAGGGTCTGAAGGTGGTCGGCTGGGCCGAGGACGGCACCATCGAGGCCATCGAGCACGAAGACGGACGGATCCTCGGCGTGCAGTGGCACCCCGAGACCTTCGAGGCGGATCCGATCTTCCGCTGGGTCGTCGACACGGCCCGTGAGATCGCAGAACAGAAGAACGACACACAGGAGGCACACCATGACGAAGCGGCATGA
- a CDS encoding SDR family NAD(P)-dependent oxidoreductase: MTKRHEGKVGFITGGGSGIGRETALRLAGEGAKMVITDVNLEAAEETVSLIVEAGGEAIAAQVDVRNKEQIAAAAEKGVEAFGAIHLLVNNAGVVTNHSFDTLTEDAWDFVVDINLKGQFLVAQTVAPYIANAGGGAIVNLSTVEALVVVTSGSTAQPHYNASKGGVPMLTKALAIELADRNIRVNCVAPGPIATNFFDLEGVTSPEAMEFLGQRLLVKRVGQPSDIASAVSWLLSDEASWIDGIQLPVDGGWLTR, translated from the coding sequence ATGACGAAGCGGCATGAGGGCAAGGTCGGTTTCATCACCGGCGGCGGCTCGGGCATCGGACGCGAGACCGCTCTGCGTCTCGCCGGTGAGGGCGCCAAGATGGTCATCACCGACGTGAACCTGGAGGCGGCCGAGGAGACGGTGTCGCTCATCGTCGAGGCCGGTGGCGAGGCCATCGCGGCGCAGGTCGATGTGCGCAACAAGGAGCAGATCGCGGCCGCCGCCGAGAAGGGCGTCGAGGCGTTCGGCGCCATCCACCTCCTCGTCAACAACGCGGGAGTCGTGACGAACCACTCGTTCGACACCCTCACCGAGGACGCGTGGGACTTCGTCGTCGACATTAACCTCAAGGGTCAGTTCCTGGTCGCGCAGACCGTGGCGCCGTACATCGCGAACGCCGGCGGCGGCGCGATCGTGAACCTCTCGACGGTCGAGGCCCTCGTGGTCGTGACGAGCGGCTCGACCGCGCAGCCTCACTACAACGCCTCCAAGGGCGGCGTGCCGATGCTCACGAAGGCGCTCGCCATCGAGCTCGCCGACCGCAACATCCGCGTGAACTGCGTGGCCCCGGGCCCGATCGCCACGAACTTCTTCGACCTGGAGGGCGTCACGAGCCCTGAGGCGATGGAGTTCCTCGGCCAGCGTCTGCTCGTGAAGCGCGTGGGTCAGCCCTCGGACATCGCCTCGGCTGTGTCGTGGCTGCTCTCGGATGAGGCCAGCTGGATCGACGGCATTCAGCTTCCCGTGGACGGCGGCTGGTTGACTCGCTGA
- a CDS encoding ribonucleotide-diphosphate reductase subunit beta, whose protein sequence is MGILGTGVQEGLLLKPVTYQWAMDLYDQAVANTWFPNEIQLGEDIADFKKMTDEERHAVTFLMSYFNPNELLVNKALAFGVYPYINAPEAHLYLAKQMWEEANHCMSFEYVLETFPIDRDEAYNAHVDVPSMARKEEFQVKFIKRMTEETLDIKTVEGKQDFIRNLIAYNIILEGIWFYSGFMVALSFRQRNLLRNFGSLMDWIVRDESLHLKFGINLILTVLDENPELQTPEFAAEIKQMILDAVEMEEEYNNDLLPNGILGLNANYINQYVKYLADRRLEELGFGPHYNVVNPAKWMATANDTLELVNFFESTNTSYEANAKASTGDRK, encoded by the coding sequence ATGGGAATTCTCGGTACCGGAGTCCAGGAAGGACTCCTCCTCAAGCCCGTCACCTACCAGTGGGCGATGGACCTCTATGACCAGGCCGTCGCCAACACCTGGTTCCCGAACGAGATCCAGCTCGGCGAGGACATCGCCGACTTCAAGAAGATGACCGACGAAGAGCGTCACGCCGTGACGTTCCTCATGTCGTACTTCAACCCGAACGAGCTCCTCGTCAACAAGGCTCTCGCGTTCGGCGTGTACCCCTACATCAACGCTCCCGAGGCGCACCTCTACCTCGCGAAGCAGATGTGGGAGGAGGCCAACCACTGCATGTCGTTCGAGTACGTCCTCGAGACGTTCCCGATCGACCGCGACGAGGCCTACAACGCGCACGTCGACGTTCCGTCGATGGCGCGCAAGGAGGAGTTCCAGGTCAAGTTCATCAAGCGGATGACCGAGGAGACCCTCGACATCAAGACGGTGGAGGGCAAGCAGGACTTCATCCGCAACCTGATCGCCTACAACATCATCCTCGAGGGCATCTGGTTCTACTCGGGCTTCATGGTGGCGCTGTCGTTCCGTCAGCGGAACCTGCTGCGCAACTTCGGTTCGCTCATGGACTGGATCGTGCGCGACGAGTCGCTGCACCTGAAGTTCGGCATCAACTTGATCCTCACGGTGCTCGACGAGAACCCCGAGCTGCAGACGCCGGAGTTCGCCGCCGAGATCAAGCAGATGATCCTCGACGCCGTGGAGATGGAGGAGGAGTACAACAACGACCTCCTGCCGAACGGCATCCTCGGCCTCAACGCGAACTACATCAACCAGTACGTGAAGTACCTGGCTGACCGTCGTCTTGAGGAGCTCGGCTTCGGCCCGCACTACAACGTCGTCAACCCGGCGAAGTGGATGGCGACCGCGAACGACACGCTCGAGCTGGTGAACTTCTTCGAGTCGACGAACACGTCGTACGAAGCCAACGCGAAGGCGTCGACGGGCGACCGCAAGTAG
- a CDS encoding APC family permease — protein MTDTASPATKPRLTGSLGAMSVTFMVIAAAAPLTVVGGIMPVGFIAGNGIGFPVMFLVATAILLLFSVGLVAMSRHLAHAGAFFTYISHGLGRVPGSGAAYLALICYTTVQCAVFSFLGYSISNNVVQLGGPEIPWWVFTLASIALVGFLGYRHIELSSKVLVVVLLTEIGIVLMLAAAVAIQGGAEGITFETFVLENVLSGAPALGLMFAIASFIGFESTVVYRSEVRNPNRTIAIATYSSAIIIGLFYLVAGWAMVNGIGPQKLLEMNAAGELSDLAVITGDYLGTVGAIVIAVLFLGSMFAAVLSLHNVIARYQYSLGGIGVLPSKLAAVHPKHSSPHVSSLVQASTAAIFMLVVLLSGMGPINAFTWFAGVATLAIVILMASTCLAVIVFFARTKAETNPWRTLIAPGLGLIGLAVSAVLIAMNFPLLVGDVDAAGEPTWGLLSSVLLAVVVAGPVIGVIQALVLRSKNSPVYENITAISADEPELEEADAK, from the coding sequence ATGACAGACACTGCGTCCCCGGCAACGAAGCCGCGCCTCACCGGCTCCCTCGGCGCCATGTCGGTCACCTTCATGGTGATCGCCGCTGCTGCGCCCCTCACTGTCGTCGGCGGCATCATGCCCGTCGGCTTCATCGCCGGAAACGGCATCGGATTCCCCGTCATGTTCCTCGTGGCGACCGCGATCCTCCTGCTGTTCTCGGTGGGCCTTGTGGCGATGAGCCGTCACCTGGCGCACGCAGGAGCGTTCTTCACCTACATCAGCCACGGACTCGGTCGCGTCCCCGGATCGGGCGCCGCCTACCTCGCGCTCATCTGCTACACGACCGTGCAGTGCGCCGTGTTCAGCTTCCTCGGCTACTCCATCTCCAACAACGTCGTGCAGCTGGGTGGCCCGGAGATCCCGTGGTGGGTCTTCACCCTCGCCTCGATCGCTCTCGTCGGCTTCCTCGGCTACCGCCACATCGAGCTCAGCTCGAAGGTGCTCGTGGTCGTGCTGCTCACCGAGATCGGCATCGTGCTTATGCTCGCCGCGGCTGTCGCCATCCAGGGCGGTGCTGAGGGGATCACCTTCGAGACCTTCGTGCTCGAGAACGTTCTCTCGGGAGCGCCCGCGCTCGGCCTCATGTTCGCGATCGCCTCGTTCATCGGCTTCGAGTCGACCGTCGTCTACCGCAGCGAGGTGCGGAACCCGAACCGCACCATCGCGATCGCGACGTACTCGTCGGCCATCATCATCGGCCTCTTCTACCTGGTCGCCGGCTGGGCCATGGTCAACGGCATCGGCCCGCAGAAGCTCCTCGAGATGAACGCCGCCGGTGAGCTCTCCGACCTCGCCGTCATCACGGGCGACTACCTCGGCACCGTGGGTGCCATCGTCATCGCCGTGCTCTTCCTCGGCAGCATGTTCGCCGCCGTGCTCTCGCTGCACAACGTCATCGCCCGCTACCAGTACTCGCTCGGCGGCATCGGCGTTCTGCCGTCGAAGCTCGCCGCAGTTCACCCGAAGCACTCCTCGCCGCACGTGTCCTCGCTCGTGCAGGCCTCGACCGCAGCGATCTTCATGCTCGTCGTGCTGCTGAGCGGCATGGGCCCGATCAACGCGTTCACCTGGTTCGCCGGCGTCGCGACGCTCGCGATCGTGATCCTCATGGCGTCCACCTGCCTCGCGGTGATCGTGTTCTTCGCCCGCACCAAGGCGGAGACCAACCCCTGGCGCACCCTCATCGCGCCCGGACTGGGACTCATCGGACTCGCGGTCTCGGCCGTGCTCATCGCGATGAACTTCCCGCTGCTCGTCGGCGACGTCGACGCGGCCGGTGAGCCCACCTGGGGACTGCTGTCGAGCGTGCTGCTCGCGGTCGTCGTCGCAGGTCCCGTGATCGGCGTCATCCAGGCGCTCGTGCTGCGCTCGAAGAACTCGCCCGTGTACGAGAACATCACGGCGATCAGCGCCGACGAGCCCGAGCTCGAGGAGGCCGACGCCAAGTGA
- a CDS encoding VOC family protein, giving the protein MTQKITPFIWLDHPLSDVLDFYASVFPDAEVVDRMMSDDDGRLFIVTFRASGLEFTVMDSPGGPPLTGAISFAIDCVDQAEVDRVWDALLAGGGEPQQCGWLADRFGVNWQVVPHRLLELQADPDPGRRKRAIDEMLTQVKLDIAAIERAADAI; this is encoded by the coding sequence ATGACGCAGAAGATCACGCCCTTCATCTGGCTCGACCACCCGCTGTCGGATGTTCTCGACTTCTACGCGTCGGTGTTCCCCGACGCCGAGGTGGTCGATCGGATGATGTCGGATGACGACGGCCGACTGTTCATCGTCACGTTCCGCGCATCCGGGCTCGAGTTCACGGTCATGGATTCGCCGGGCGGTCCGCCGCTCACGGGGGCGATCTCGTTCGCGATCGACTGCGTGGATCAGGCGGAGGTCGACCGGGTCTGGGATGCGCTTCTCGCGGGTGGGGGTGAGCCGCAGCAGTGCGGCTGGCTCGCGGATCGCTTCGGCGTCAACTGGCAGGTCGTCCCGCATCGTCTGCTCGAGCTGCAGGCCGACCCGGATCCGGGCCGCCGCAAGCGGGCGATCGACGAGATGCTCACCCAGGTGAAGCTCGACATCGCGGCGATCGAGCGCGCAGCCGACGCCATCTGA